Proteins encoded by one window of Gordonia jinghuaiqii:
- a CDS encoding ABC transporter permease produces the protein MASPVASGLTGTMLLLRLMLRRERLTIAVTFGVFVLLNASTAASIASAYPTPQARAEAQTGLGANAAFRFLLGPLDHVDSTASLTVWRAGLFLIAALGVCVVLLVVRQTRKEEELGRAELVRAAVTGPLAPLAAAAVVAAVFGVVVAAGMSLMLFPLGADALEVLAVFAQYATVGLAAAGTALVTAQIARTSHIANMAAAPIILVGYLLRGVADAAGGWSWLRWVTPIGWAQLIDPFGADNLWFALPSCAVFAGGVAVAALLSTRRDLGAGLIAPRPGPASASGLTSIEAVTARLTLPLLWSWVGAVFAYGLIVGFLQPSVDDLAQGNEVFADIMRHSGVEASLGTLFGVTLMAFFAVAASAWAVNVATRLRAEENAGRTEMLLATPTSRIRYLRAHLVFVTVGVLGILVAATTAMTLGAWVAGGDAAGLGWAAVRSAAAQVPAALLVSSIALSLYALRPVLVPLGWLVVVATLFLGPMSGMFDPPQWLADLAPFTHSPLVPVEPMNWVPVVVMLCLAGVVAGVSTWRFRVRQIG, from the coding sequence GTGGCATCGCCGGTGGCCTCCGGGCTGACCGGGACGATGCTGCTTCTCCGGTTGATGTTGCGGCGTGAGCGGCTGACGATCGCGGTCACCTTCGGGGTCTTCGTGCTGCTGAACGCGTCCACGGCGGCATCCATCGCGTCGGCGTACCCGACTCCGCAGGCTCGCGCCGAAGCGCAGACGGGGCTGGGCGCGAACGCTGCCTTCCGTTTCCTTCTCGGGCCGTTGGATCACGTCGACTCCACGGCATCGCTGACCGTGTGGCGGGCCGGGTTGTTCCTGATCGCCGCGCTCGGGGTGTGCGTCGTGCTGCTCGTGGTGCGGCAGACCCGCAAGGAGGAGGAACTCGGTCGCGCCGAGCTGGTGCGGGCCGCCGTCACCGGGCCGCTCGCGCCGCTGGCCGCGGCCGCCGTCGTCGCCGCGGTCTTCGGTGTCGTCGTCGCCGCGGGCATGTCCCTCATGCTGTTTCCGCTCGGCGCGGACGCCCTGGAGGTGCTGGCTGTGTTCGCGCAGTATGCGACGGTCGGTCTCGCGGCGGCGGGAACCGCATTGGTGACCGCGCAGATCGCCCGGACCTCTCACATCGCGAACATGGCTGCGGCGCCGATCATCTTGGTCGGATACCTGCTTCGCGGAGTCGCCGATGCGGCCGGAGGATGGTCCTGGCTGCGGTGGGTGACCCCCATCGGCTGGGCACAGCTCATCGACCCGTTCGGCGCTGACAACCTCTGGTTCGCGCTGCCCTCGTGTGCGGTGTTCGCCGGCGGTGTCGCGGTGGCGGCGCTGCTGTCGACCCGACGGGATCTCGGCGCCGGCCTCATCGCGCCACGTCCCGGCCCGGCGTCGGCAAGCGGTCTGACGTCCATCGAGGCGGTGACGGCACGGCTGACGTTGCCGTTGTTGTGGTCATGGGTCGGTGCGGTCTTCGCCTATGGTCTCATCGTCGGGTTCCTGCAACCCTCGGTCGACGACCTGGCGCAGGGCAATGAGGTTTTCGCCGACATCATGCGGCACTCCGGTGTCGAAGCCTCGCTCGGAACACTGTTCGGTGTCACGCTGATGGCGTTCTTCGCGGTCGCGGCCAGCGCCTGGGCGGTCAACGTCGCGACGCGGCTTCGGGCCGAGGAGAACGCGGGGCGGACCGAGATGTTGCTTGCCACCCCCACGTCGCGAATCCGTTATCTGCGAGCGCATCTCGTGTTCGTCACGGTGGGTGTGCTGGGGATACTGGTGGCCGCCACGACCGCGATGACCCTGGGGGCATGGGTGGCCGGTGGCGATGCGGCCGGTCTCGGCTGGGCCGCGGTGCGCTCGGCGGCCGCGCAGGTTCCGGCTGCTCTACTCGTATCGTCGATTGCCCTGTCGCTCTACGCGTTACGACCTGTGTTGGTGCCCCTGGGGTGGCTCGTCGTGGTCGCAACGCTGTTCCTCGGCCCGATGTCCGGGATGTTCGACCCGCCGCAATGGCTTGCCGACCTCGCTCCGTTCACCCACTCGCCGCTCGTCCCGGTGGAGCCGATGAACTGGGTGCCGGTGGTGGTGATGCTCTGTCTGGCAGGGGTTGTCGCCGGAGTATCGACGTGGCGGTTCCGGGTGCGTCAGATCGGGTGA
- a CDS encoding citrate synthase 2 yields MANAVPEDFVTGLEGVVAFTTDIAEPDKNGGNLRYRGVDIEDLVENKVTFADVWALLVDGQFGNGLPPAEPFPLPIHTGDVRVDVQAALAMLAPIWGYQPLLDIDDETARDNLARASVMALSYVAQSARGIHRPAVPQHIIDECETVTARFMTRWKGDPDPRHVAAIDAYWVSAAEHGMNASTFTARVIASTGADVAASLSGAIGAMSGPLHGGAPARVLPMIEEVENTGDARGLVKGILDRKEKLMGFGHRVYRAEDPRARVLRRTAQELGVPRFEVAAALEQAALTELRERRPDRAIETNVEFWAAVILDFAEVPTHMMPAMFTCGRTAGWCAHILEQKRLGKLVRPAAIYTGPAPRRPEDVEGWGDLVKPGL; encoded by the coding sequence ATGGCCAACGCAGTTCCCGAGGATTTCGTCACCGGCCTCGAAGGCGTGGTGGCGTTCACCACCGACATCGCCGAGCCGGACAAGAACGGCGGCAACCTGCGTTACCGCGGCGTCGACATCGAAGACCTCGTCGAGAACAAGGTGACCTTCGCCGATGTGTGGGCGCTGCTGGTCGACGGGCAGTTCGGCAACGGTCTCCCGCCGGCCGAACCGTTCCCGCTGCCCATCCACACCGGCGACGTCCGCGTCGATGTGCAGGCCGCGCTGGCGATGCTGGCCCCGATCTGGGGTTACCAGCCGCTGCTCGACATCGACGACGAGACCGCCCGCGACAACCTGGCGCGCGCATCGGTGATGGCCTTGTCGTATGTGGCGCAGTCGGCACGCGGCATCCATCGGCCCGCGGTTCCGCAGCACATCATCGACGAATGTGAAACCGTCACCGCGCGTTTCATGACGCGATGGAAGGGCGACCCCGATCCCCGGCACGTCGCCGCCATCGATGCGTACTGGGTGAGCGCGGCAGAACACGGCATGAACGCGTCGACCTTCACCGCCCGCGTGATCGCCTCCACCGGCGCCGACGTCGCGGCGTCGCTGTCCGGGGCGATCGGCGCGATGTCGGGACCGCTGCACGGCGGCGCTCCGGCGCGCGTGCTGCCGATGATCGAAGAGGTCGAGAACACCGGTGACGCACGGGGACTCGTCAAGGGCATCCTCGATCGCAAGGAGAAGCTGATGGGCTTCGGGCACCGCGTGTACCGCGCCGAGGATCCCCGCGCCCGCGTTCTCCGACGCACCGCACAGGAGCTGGGGGTACCCCGCTTCGAGGTGGCCGCCGCTCTCGAACAGGCTGCGCTCACCGAACTCCGGGAACGACGCCCCGACCGCGCCATCGAGACCAACGTCGAGTTCTGGGCCGCGGTCATCCTCGACTTCGCCGAGGTGCCCACGCACATGATGCCCGCGATGTTCACCTGTGGCCGCACCGCCGGCTGGTGTGCGCACATCCTCGAGCAGAAGCGTCTGGGCAAACTGGTGCGGCCGGCCGCGATCTACACCGGCCCCGCACCGCGTCGTCCCGAGGACGTCGAGGGCTGGGGCGACCTGGTGAAGCCGGGGTTGTAG
- the pdxH gene encoding pyridoxamine 5'-phosphate oxidase — protein sequence MRVGYGGGIPPNIGEGDRAAGADGIRENLDPSWLRGDPPWLDLFNVWLREALDARIAEPNAMVLGTADAEARPSTRTVLCKGVDADGVVFFTGYDSDKGRHLAANPYASVTFPWIALERQVHFRGPVEHVSAEEIQAYWELRPRGSQLSAASSDQSRPIGSRIDLERKTAAVAESYGGFDGVEEIPVPPSWGGYRIRPVEVEFWQGRANRLHNRVRLTHVDHAWRVERLQP from the coding sequence ATGCGTGTCGGCTACGGCGGCGGAATACCCCCCAACATCGGTGAGGGCGACCGCGCAGCGGGCGCCGACGGCATCCGCGAGAATCTCGACCCCAGCTGGTTACGCGGCGACCCGCCCTGGCTGGACCTGTTCAATGTGTGGCTGCGCGAAGCGCTCGACGCCCGTATCGCAGAACCGAACGCGATGGTCCTGGGCACCGCCGACGCCGAAGCTCGGCCGTCGACGCGCACCGTGCTGTGCAAAGGCGTCGACGCGGACGGTGTGGTCTTCTTCACCGGCTACGACTCCGACAAGGGACGGCATCTGGCCGCGAATCCGTATGCGTCGGTGACCTTCCCGTGGATCGCGCTCGAACGGCAGGTCCATTTCCGCGGGCCCGTCGAACATGTGAGTGCCGAAGAGATACAGGCGTATTGGGAACTACGGCCTCGCGGTTCCCAGCTCTCGGCCGCGTCGTCGGATCAGTCACGGCCCATCGGGAGCCGCATCGACCTGGAACGGAAGACCGCTGCGGTGGCCGAGAGCTACGGCGGTTTCGACGGCGTCGAGGAGATCCCGGTGCCGCCCAGCTGGGGTGGCTACCGCATCAGACCCGTCGAGGTCGAGTTCTGGCAGGGCCGGGCGAACCGATTGCACAATCGCGTCCGGCTGACCCACGTCGACCACGCCTGGCGGGTCGAGCGGCTCCAACCCTGA
- a CDS encoding cation-translocating P-type ATPase: protein MTRLPDDPHPVPAADSLLTGHDVHTATVGEVIARLATDTTTGLSDAGVRERRTTYGENRLTEVAGESGWRKIVRLLADKMTLVLVVAAVVSAAVSHEWETPVVILAVITFNTILNYVQETRAEESLRALQNMSVALSRVRRDGREHQVDRTELVPGDVVLLEAGDAVPADGRVVEAVRLQVAESALTGESHPVDKTVDDLDDPGLPIGDRTNMLFMNTEVTRGRATMVVTGTGMSTQIGTIASLLGRAGTDKTPLQRRIDQLATLLTGIAIVVVVIVFILGLLRGESWSDLLLTAVSLAVATIPEGLTAVVAFTLALGASRLAKRGAIVKQLAAVETLGSTTQIATDKTGTLTLNEMTVRALVAAGRRHRVTGEGYSTDGKILTDTEDALPDFHRAFLAMALCNDASVNEGVLVGDPTEGALVVLAEKGGIDVAGARANYPRLGEVPFDSAYKFMATFHESSDPAAGEKFRCYAKGAPDVLLSRATRVRGADGDRPITDADRDGIRTAIDALAHQGLRTLMIAGTTLPRLPSDSGLFDAVADLSVYAVVGILDPPRPEARAAIKTARDAGIGVHMITGDHLATASAICGDLGIVGEAISGTELDNLDDAELSSRAASFGVLARVAPEHKIRYVEALQAGGEVVAMTGDGVNDAPALKQADIGIAMGITGTDVSKGAAEMILTDDNFATIISAVRDGRGIYANIVKFVKFQLTTAWGFVLIFLTAGVAGIAGGAPFTALQILWVNIIMDGPPALALGVDPTDPDTMKQKPRSPSERLLTTDRILRILFLGVVMTVGTIGTIVFADDVFPDSASDPLFATTLGFTTFVFYQVFNLLNVRSERGSVFSLQTFTNQAIWISLVAVIVLQVAVVNVGFLQDLFDTTGLTAAQWAWAVGVASSVLVVEEVRKAIVRAMASS from the coding sequence ATGACCCGACTTCCGGACGACCCCCATCCCGTGCCCGCAGCGGACAGCCTCCTCACGGGTCACGACGTTCACACCGCGACCGTCGGAGAGGTCATCGCCCGGCTCGCCACCGACACCACGACCGGCCTGTCCGATGCCGGGGTGCGCGAGCGCCGCACGACCTACGGCGAGAACCGACTCACCGAGGTGGCCGGTGAGTCCGGATGGCGCAAGATCGTGCGGCTGCTCGCCGACAAGATGACACTCGTCCTCGTGGTGGCCGCGGTGGTCAGCGCCGCGGTGTCCCACGAGTGGGAGACACCAGTGGTGATCCTCGCCGTCATCACCTTCAACACGATCCTCAACTACGTGCAGGAAACCCGGGCAGAGGAGAGCCTGCGCGCACTGCAGAACATGTCGGTGGCCTTGTCACGGGTACGACGCGACGGGCGCGAACATCAGGTCGACCGCACCGAACTCGTTCCCGGCGACGTGGTGCTCCTCGAGGCCGGCGACGCGGTGCCTGCCGACGGACGAGTGGTCGAGGCCGTACGGCTCCAGGTCGCCGAGTCGGCACTGACCGGCGAATCCCACCCCGTCGACAAGACGGTCGACGACCTCGACGATCCTGGCCTCCCCATCGGTGACCGCACGAACATGCTGTTCATGAACACCGAGGTGACCCGCGGCCGCGCAACCATGGTGGTCACTGGTACCGGCATGTCCACCCAGATCGGCACCATCGCGAGCCTCCTCGGCCGAGCCGGCACCGACAAGACCCCCCTGCAGCGTCGGATCGACCAACTCGCGACGCTGCTGACGGGCATCGCGATCGTCGTGGTGGTGATCGTGTTCATCCTCGGACTGTTGCGAGGCGAGTCGTGGTCGGATCTGCTGCTGACCGCGGTGTCGCTGGCCGTCGCCACCATCCCCGAGGGCCTCACGGCCGTCGTCGCCTTCACTCTCGCCCTCGGTGCATCACGTCTGGCCAAACGCGGCGCGATCGTCAAACAGCTGGCCGCGGTCGAGACCCTCGGCAGCACAACGCAGATCGCCACGGACAAGACCGGGACGCTGACCCTCAACGAGATGACCGTCCGCGCCCTGGTCGCGGCCGGTCGTCGTCACCGGGTCACCGGCGAGGGGTACTCGACCGACGGCAAGATCCTCACCGACACCGAGGATGCGCTGCCCGACTTCCACCGCGCGTTCCTGGCGATGGCGTTGTGCAACGACGCATCGGTGAACGAGGGAGTGCTGGTGGGTGATCCGACCGAGGGCGCACTGGTGGTGCTGGCGGAGAAGGGTGGCATCGACGTCGCAGGCGCCCGCGCGAACTACCCACGCCTGGGCGAGGTGCCGTTCGATTCCGCCTACAAGTTCATGGCCACCTTCCACGAGAGCAGCGACCCGGCCGCAGGCGAGAAGTTCCGCTGCTATGCCAAAGGCGCGCCGGACGTGCTGCTGAGCCGGGCGACACGGGTACGCGGAGCCGACGGCGACCGGCCGATCACCGACGCCGATCGCGACGGAATCCGCACCGCCATCGACGCACTCGCACATCAGGGACTTCGCACCCTCATGATCGCCGGCACCACCCTCCCCCGGCTTCCCTCCGATTCGGGGTTGTTCGACGCCGTCGCGGATCTGTCGGTCTACGCCGTCGTCGGGATTCTCGATCCGCCCCGGCCCGAGGCTCGCGCGGCGATCAAGACCGCCCGCGATGCCGGTATCGGAGTCCACATGATCACCGGTGATCATCTGGCGACGGCGTCGGCGATCTGTGGTGACCTCGGGATCGTTGGCGAGGCGATCTCCGGCACCGAACTCGACAACCTCGACGATGCCGAATTGTCGTCGCGTGCAGCGAGCTTCGGCGTCCTTGCCCGGGTGGCCCCGGAGCACAAGATCCGCTACGTGGAGGCGTTGCAGGCCGGCGGCGAGGTGGTCGCGATGACCGGCGACGGCGTCAACGACGCACCGGCGCTCAAGCAGGCCGACATCGGGATCGCCATGGGAATCACCGGCACCGACGTGTCCAAGGGTGCGGCCGAGATGATCCTGACCGACGACAACTTCGCGACCATCATCTCCGCCGTCCGTGACGGCCGCGGGATCTATGCCAACATCGTCAAGTTCGTCAAGTTCCAGTTGACGACGGCGTGGGGCTTCGTGCTGATCTTCCTGACCGCCGGCGTGGCCGGAATCGCCGGCGGCGCACCGTTCACCGCGCTCCAGATCCTATGGGTCAACATCATCATGGACGGCCCGCCCGCCCTCGCGCTGGGTGTCGACCCGACCGATCCCGACACCATGAAGCAGAAGCCACGATCACCGAGCGAGCGGCTGCTGACGACCGACCGGATCCTGCGCATCCTGTTCCTGGGTGTGGTGATGACGGTCGGCACCATCGGAACCATCGTGTTCGCCGACGACGTCTTCCCCGACAGCGCATCCGATCCGTTGTTCGCCACCACGCTCGGGTTCACGACATTCGTCTTCTATCAGGTCTTCAACCTGCTCAACGTTCGCTCGGAACGCGGATCGGTGTTCTCGCTCCAGACCTTCACCAACCAGGCGATCTGGATCTCACTGGTCGCGGTGATCGTGCTGCAGGTCGCGGTCGTCAACGTCGGATTCCTCCAGGATCTGTTCGACACCACCGGCCTCACCGCCGCGCAGTGGGCGTGGGCCGTGGGCGTGGCGTCGTCGGTGCTGGTGGTCGAGGAGGTCCGCAAGGCGATCGTTCGCGCCATGGCGTCGTCGTAG
- a CDS encoding MFS transporter, translating into MARLLADTTPLRNSDFRRLWLANIVTVVGAQLTVVAVPAQIYEVTGSSAYVGLTGVFGLVPLIVFGLWGGALADVVDRRTLLIITTAGLIVCSALFWAQAALGGQNVWMLLVLFAVQQAFFAVNQPTRTAVLPRLLDAKDLPAALSLNMTVMQAGAIAGPLVGGALIPVLGYSVLYFVDTLFLVPTLIAVVLLPSLRPESEAAPEVAGLRSVLDGLRYLAGHKILMASFLVDLIAMIFGMPRALFPQMAHENFGGPEGGGIAFALLFTAISAGAVVGGIFSGWVTRVERQGLAVIVCIIIWGLAITGTGIAVSFADGTALPMLIVAVVLLMIGGAADMASAAFRQTILLAAASDEVRGRLQGVFIVVVAGGPRIADVAHGSAAASIGVAAATAFGGIAVVIATIIAALMIPAFVHYRAGQRT; encoded by the coding sequence ATGGCCAGACTCCTCGCCGATACGACGCCGCTGCGCAATTCGGACTTTCGGCGTCTGTGGCTGGCCAACATCGTCACCGTCGTCGGGGCGCAGCTCACCGTGGTGGCGGTCCCGGCACAGATCTACGAGGTGACCGGCAGCTCGGCATACGTCGGCCTGACCGGCGTGTTCGGGCTGGTCCCGCTGATCGTGTTCGGTCTGTGGGGCGGCGCTCTCGCCGACGTCGTCGACCGTCGGACACTGCTCATCATCACCACCGCCGGCCTGATCGTGTGCAGTGCCCTGTTCTGGGCGCAGGCCGCGCTGGGCGGTCAGAACGTGTGGATGCTGTTGGTGCTGTTCGCAGTTCAACAGGCATTCTTCGCGGTCAACCAGCCGACCCGCACCGCCGTGCTACCCCGTCTGCTCGACGCCAAGGACCTGCCGGCCGCGTTGTCGCTGAACATGACGGTCATGCAGGCCGGGGCCATCGCCGGGCCGCTGGTGGGCGGCGCACTCATCCCGGTGCTCGGCTACTCGGTGCTGTACTTCGTCGACACGCTGTTTCTGGTGCCCACCCTGATCGCGGTGGTCCTGCTCCCGTCGCTGCGGCCCGAGAGCGAGGCGGCCCCCGAGGTCGCCGGGCTGCGGTCGGTCCTCGACGGCCTGCGATACCTCGCCGGCCACAAGATCCTGATGGCGTCGTTCCTCGTCGACCTCATCGCGATGATCTTCGGCATGCCGCGCGCGCTGTTCCCGCAGATGGCTCACGAGAACTTCGGCGGACCCGAGGGCGGCGGCATCGCGTTCGCGCTGTTGTTCACCGCGATCTCCGCCGGTGCGGTCGTGGGTGGCATCTTCTCGGGCTGGGTGACCCGGGTGGAGCGGCAGGGGCTCGCGGTGATCGTGTGCATCATCATCTGGGGGCTGGCGATCACCGGAACCGGCATCGCGGTGTCCTTCGCCGACGGCACGGCTCTGCCGATGCTCATCGTCGCGGTGGTGCTGCTGATGATCGGCGGCGCCGCGGACATGGCCTCGGCGGCGTTCCGGCAGACCATCCTGCTCGCCGCCGCGTCCGACGAGGTCCGCGGCAGGCTGCAGGGGGTGTTCATCGTGGTGGTCGCGGGCGGTCCCCGTATCGCCGACGTCGCGCACGGCTCGGCGGCAGCCTCGATCGGGGTGGCGGCCGCGACCGCGTTCGGCGGAATCGCCGTGGTGATCGCGACGATCATCGCTGCGCTGATGATCCCGGCGTTCGTGCACTATCGCGCTGGTCAGCGGACCTGA
- a CDS encoding isopenicillin N synthase family dioxygenase, whose amino-acid sequence MDAMTAATSDFRVPIIDISPYTRNGDAAERAVVAARFDDAASSVGFIQIVGHEIPAVVVDEFTAVMDDFFALPLEAKKAYRTPPEINRGYAPPKSESLSLSLGVESPDRMNDFFEAFNVGVEAKQYPDIDLPEDHYADNTWPAVDRFEAAVSAYFAEARRVAHTLTRIFADALDLPADFFEGFTDHSLDVLRMNNYALPPGEIELGDSGEIGELTGMGEHTDYGIVTVLWADQVKGLQVLDREGQWHDVSPADGALLINLGDLMARWTNERWMSTLHRVKPPIVDGTIERRRSAAYFHDGNIGAMIATLPSCVGAGSRYSPITVGEHIGAKLAGSRAGRPNPYATREADRVRQAMRRGPGQQ is encoded by the coding sequence ATGGACGCCATGACCGCCGCCACCAGCGACTTCCGGGTGCCGATCATCGACATCTCCCCGTACACCCGCAATGGTGATGCCGCCGAGCGTGCCGTCGTGGCGGCCCGGTTCGACGACGCGGCGAGTTCCGTCGGCTTCATCCAGATCGTCGGGCACGAGATCCCGGCTGTGGTGGTCGACGAGTTCACCGCGGTCATGGACGACTTCTTCGCCCTGCCGCTCGAGGCGAAGAAGGCCTACCGCACGCCGCCGGAGATCAACCGCGGCTACGCGCCGCCGAAGTCGGAGTCGTTGTCGTTGTCGCTGGGCGTCGAGTCGCCGGACCGCATGAACGACTTCTTCGAGGCGTTCAACGTCGGCGTCGAGGCCAAGCAGTACCCCGACATCGACCTTCCCGAGGACCATTACGCCGACAACACCTGGCCTGCCGTCGACCGGTTCGAGGCGGCGGTCTCCGCCTATTTCGCCGAGGCCCGTCGCGTCGCGCACACGTTGACCAGGATCTTCGCCGACGCCCTCGACCTCCCGGCGGACTTCTTCGAGGGCTTCACCGACCACTCCCTCGACGTGCTGCGCATGAACAACTACGCACTGCCGCCCGGCGAGATCGAACTCGGTGACTCAGGTGAAATCGGCGAACTGACGGGCATGGGCGAGCACACCGACTACGGCATCGTGACCGTGTTGTGGGCCGACCAGGTCAAGGGCCTCCAGGTCCTCGACCGCGAAGGGCAGTGGCACGACGTCAGCCCCGCCGACGGCGCGCTGCTCATCAACCTCGGTGACCTGATGGCGCGGTGGACAAACGAACGCTGGATGTCCACGCTGCACCGGGTGAAGCCACCCATCGTCGACGGAACCATCGAGCGCCGACGCTCCGCGGCGTACTTCCACGACGGCAACATCGGCGCCATGATCGCGACCCTGCCGTCGTGTGTCGGCGCGGGCAGCCGCTATTCACCCATCACCGTCGGGGAGCACATCGGGGCCAAACTCGCCGGTTCCCGTGCCGGACGGCCGAATCCGTACGCCACCCGGGAGGCCGACCGGGTACGGCAGGCGATGCGACGCGGACCGGGGCAGCAGTAG
- a CDS encoding oxygenase MpaB family protein, translated as MTEVLNDAQKTCPVHAADGDSSGKACPADTSQSSASSSGVPSSETQISEDGYEVGAAGVKPAHEYEPLGPDSLTWQIWGTWTGMFQGLWAGSIQNMHPKLGAAVWDHSDFFGERWQRLMRSLYPISGVVFDSIIPGAQTGLEVRDYHKTVKGTMEDGSRYHALDPDVFYWAHATFWYGNVRLCERFGPFLTEDQKRQLFEESKAWYAQYGVSMRPVPETYEDFLEYWDYMCRNVLRDHVSVRTVLDITQLPPPPFLSFIPKSVWDKYLVPQNQKLFMWLTTGFYDEPIREILGLEWSESDERRFRLLGKGINIVMHKLLPKRALHHPRPRDAFDRLSGKVPIDAPIVHTPKRNLPPMDQRDNPMHYCPVTAARRATYPGVLTAD; from the coding sequence ATGACTGAGGTACTGAACGACGCACAGAAAACCTGTCCCGTTCACGCCGCGGACGGAGACTCGAGCGGCAAGGCCTGCCCGGCCGACACCTCCCAGTCCTCGGCCTCGTCGTCGGGGGTCCCGTCCTCGGAGACCCAGATCTCCGAGGACGGTTATGAGGTCGGCGCCGCCGGCGTCAAGCCCGCGCACGAGTACGAGCCACTCGGCCCGGACTCGCTGACCTGGCAGATCTGGGGCACCTGGACCGGCATGTTCCAGGGCCTGTGGGCCGGGTCGATCCAGAACATGCACCCCAAGCTGGGCGCTGCGGTCTGGGATCACTCCGACTTCTTCGGCGAACGCTGGCAGCGCCTGATGCGCTCGCTGTACCCGATCAGCGGAGTCGTCTTCGACTCGATCATCCCCGGCGCGCAGACCGGACTCGAGGTGCGTGACTACCACAAGACGGTCAAGGGCACCATGGAGGACGGTTCGCGCTATCACGCGCTGGACCCCGACGTCTTCTACTGGGCGCACGCCACCTTCTGGTACGGCAATGTCCGGTTGTGCGAGCGCTTCGGACCGTTTCTCACCGAGGACCAGAAGCGTCAGCTCTTCGAGGAGTCCAAGGCCTGGTACGCCCAGTACGGCGTCTCGATGCGACCCGTCCCCGAGACTTACGAGGACTTTCTCGAGTACTGGGATTACATGTGCCGCAACGTTCTTCGCGACCACGTCTCGGTGCGCACAGTACTCGACATCACGCAGTTGCCGCCTCCCCCGTTCCTGAGTTTCATCCCGAAGTCGGTGTGGGACAAGTACCTGGTGCCGCAGAACCAGAAGCTGTTCATGTGGCTCACCACCGGCTTCTACGACGAGCCGATCCGGGAGATCCTCGGGCTGGAGTGGAGCGAGTCCGACGAACGCCGGTTCCGCCTGCTCGGCAAGGGCATCAACATCGTGATGCACAAGCTGCTGCCGAAACGCGCTCTGCACCATCCTCGTCCGCGTGACGCCTTCGACCGCCTCAGCGGCAAGGTCCCGATCGACGCCCCGATCGTGCACACCCCCAAGCGCAACCTCCCGCCGATGGATCAGCGCGACAATCCGATGCACTACTGCCCGGTGACCGCGGCTCGCCGCGCGACTTACCCGGGTGTGCTGACCGCGGACTGA
- a CDS encoding DUF4235 domain-containing protein, with protein MSAVSKTLYKPLSLATSVLGGIAAGAVFGQIWKRISDDESAPDPKDLERSNVEVLAAAALQGVVFGLVRAAVDRAGARGYRAMTHENPE; from the coding sequence ATGAGTGCCGTATCCAAGACCCTGTACAAACCACTGTCGCTGGCGACCAGCGTGCTCGGCGGTATCGCCGCGGGCGCGGTGTTCGGACAGATCTGGAAGCGCATCTCCGACGATGAGTCGGCACCCGATCCGAAGGATCTCGAGCGCAGCAACGTGGAGGTACTCGCCGCCGCTGCGCTGCAGGGAGTGGTGTTCGGACTCGTTCGCGCGGCCGTCGACCGCGCGGGAGCTCGCGGCTACCGGGCGATGACGCACGAGAACCCCGAGTGA
- a CDS encoding DUF3618 domain-containing protein, with amino-acid sequence MSETHPERDENPPPIEQQREELAETVDALTAKLDVPSRLSDAAADTAATAKVKAQENRTVLIGVAAAALVAIGAVVVLRRRRS; translated from the coding sequence ATGAGCGAGACACACCCCGAGCGGGACGAGAACCCGCCGCCCATCGAGCAGCAGCGTGAGGAGCTCGCCGAGACGGTGGACGCCCTGACCGCGAAGCTCGATGTTCCGAGCAGGCTCAGCGACGCCGCGGCGGATACCGCGGCGACCGCGAAGGTCAAGGCCCAGGAGAACCGCACGGTCTTGATCGGTGTCGCGGCGGCGGCACTGGTCGCCATCGGCGCAGTCGTCGTACTCCGGCGCCGTCGCAGCTGA
- a CDS encoding phage holin family protein, producing MNDPSVNDLSTVQLVERLQKQTTTLVRTELQHAVAEMKGKGTKIGVGAGISGAGTLLALFGLGTLVAAAVIGLANVVAPWLAAVIVGVVLLVVGGVTAAIGAQRAKSAVPPAPEKTVASVQRDVATVKEHL from the coding sequence GTGAACGATCCGTCTGTGAACGATCTGTCGACCGTGCAGCTCGTCGAGCGTCTGCAGAAGCAGACGACGACGCTTGTCAGGACCGAGCTGCAACATGCGGTCGCGGAGATGAAGGGCAAGGGCACCAAGATCGGTGTGGGCGCGGGGATTTCCGGCGCCGGCACCTTGTTGGCGCTGTTCGGGCTGGGCACCCTGGTGGCGGCCGCGGTCATCGGCTTGGCGAATGTGGTTGCGCCATGGCTGGCGGCGGTGATCGTCGGAGTGGTTCTGCTGGTGGTGGGGGGTGTGACGGCCGCGATCGGTGCGCAGCGCGCGAAGTCCGCGGTCCCACCGGCTCCGGAAAAGACCGTCGCAAGTGTCCAGCGAGATGTCGCGACCGTGAAGGAGCACCTGTAG